TCCGAAGACCATTCCAACCTTGTCTGTTTTCGTCTCCATCCAGTTGAAGAACCGGTCATCCGCCGCGCTGTCATACAGGTCATTCGGCGCCAGGTTTCTCAGGAGTTCCGGCTTCTCCTTGAACGGGTATCTGTTCCGGAAATCCGCGATCTGCTGCTGGGCCGCCGCATCCCGCTCTGTGTTCTCCTTCTGGGAGGCAAACTCCAGCGCTTTCGCAACGATTTCCTTTGTGTCCATGCGACTACGATATTGCACGTGATATTTCAACGAATCACTCCGAATTTTCATTTGTGCAAATATGTGTCCTATGTCGAATGCCGACCTGCTGGCATTTCCATTATTCCGCTCTTCCGGCACGGTCGATGCAAACGTTTGCATGCGTCTGCGCTGGGCGTTGCCCGCAGCGACGCAGATGACAACCTATATAGCGAAAGCCTGTTTCTAATCAAAGAGATATGAAGCCTGCCCCAAAGCTTCTGATACCGCTCTTTATCATACTGCTCCTCCTCATCGTGCCTGTCCCGGTTTTGATAGGCGCATCCCTGCTGCTGTCCGGGATGCTTTACCTTCCAACGATATACCTTCTTCTCGAGCAGTATCGCCTCGTCCTCGTTGCGGCAGTCCTGTCCGTGCTGCTGGCCTACAGCCTGCTGAAGGGATATTTCGGCTCCCACAGGTCGTTTTATGCGGCCTTCGGCATCGTGCTGCTGCTCCTCGCCTTTTTCCTCGGCTATGTCCATACACCCCTCTACCGCTTTGCGCTGGCGATTGCTGTCATAGCAGCATTGGAGGCCGTGTATTTCCTGAGGGTGTATGACCAGACTGCAAGATCATGGTATTTGCTCATGTGCGGGCCGGTGCTGTTTATTCTCTTCGCCTTCCCGCTTTACTATCTCGCCTTTCCGGGGTTTGCCATATTCGTCGCTTCCTTCGCCGCGCGCGCCAGCACTCGCGAACTGTCCGTTTCTGAAGTGAATCTGAAATCGATGGGCGTCCAGACGAAGAGCGGGCAGACGCGTGGCGGCTCGAAGGGCGCAAAGACTAAACCGCCGAGGACACGCGCACCCCCGGCGCCCAAACCCTCCCGGCAGAACAGCGCCGCTGAGCCCACTCAGGAAAAGAAACGGGGGCGCATCATGGGCACTATTTTGCCCGCATCCATGCCTGACGACATACTCCCCGCCAACGTCGTATGGCCGAGCCAGAGCGATTATTCAAGGGCGATGCAGAACCTGGGATTCAGCATCTCTGCCACCTATCCAGAGTTGAAGGCATCGAAGGTCATGCCCAATCCCTATGTCAAGCTGCCCGGAAACGTTGTTTACTCTTCGGGAAATTACGGCACCATCTTTAAGCTGGAAAACAGCGGCTCGACGCATGCGCTGAAATGCTTCACGCGCCGCAAGACAGACCTGAACAAGAGGTATTTCGCCATAGCCAGGGCACTGAAGTCCAATGCAGGCAGCGGACTGGCATTCGTCGATTTCGATTACATGCCGAAGGTGATCAGGACGTTCAAGGATCCTGCAACGTTCTTTCCCGCGCTCAGGATGGAATGGGTGGAGGGGAAGACGCTGAACACATTCATCTCCGAGCAGCTTTCGAAGAAGGACGTGCTCAGAGGGATGGCCGCGACCTTCCTTCAGGAGATGATAAAGATAAGGCAGGCAGGCATAGCTCACGGCGACATTTCCGGCGACAATATTGTGATAAGCAACAGCGGAACGATGACGCTCGTTGATTACGACGGCATGTACATACCGGAGTTTTCCGGATCAAAGGCACAGGAGCTCGGCCACGACAACTTCCAGCATCCGAACCGGACAGCAGCAACATATTCTGAGCGGCTGGACAACTTTTCCATACTCATCACGTACCTGACGCTGCTTGCCGTGGCGGAGAACAGTTCCCTCTGGTCAAAATACAACAAGGGCGATCAGGACTGCCTGATTTTCAGGAAGAGCGATTTCACCGATCCTGCCAATTCCAGTGTCCTCAGGGATATACACAAGATTAAGGGAAAGGTCAGCCAGCTGGCCGATATGCTGGAGGATGCGCTCAGGCACGACCCATTGTGGAGCGGCTGCGATCCGCAGCAAATCGCTAAGTTATAGTTATGACGATGAGCGTAACGTCGTCGTTTTTGACCTCTCCGCCGGAAATCAGTTCTCCGACGAACGCATCAAAATCTTCACCGTGCGCAGCAAGCGTCTCCCATGGCTTTTCAGTCTTGTGCAGCAGCACCCACTTCGATAGCGCATCCGTGGCCAGCATGACCGTATCGCCCTGTCTGAAGCGTCCGTATTTGACCTCGATGCCCGGTATCTCAACCTCCTTCTCCAGACCCGCCGAGTATCCCAGGCCGCTCCACATGAGCTTTGGCGTGTTGCTCATGTCGCCGCTGTCTGCGAAAGGGAAGGACTCCATCCTGCCGCGGCTCACCTGGAACATGCACGAATCTCCGACCGCAATACATCTGAACCGTTCGCCCGTCATGTCAATCTGCAGGCCGAGCAGCGTGGAATAGGAGCCCATGAGCGCCTTGTTCTTCTGAAACCAGGGCAGCGAGTCCCAGTCTATGCCGCGGTGCCATTTGTCCCTGGCCAGCCGCAGTATCTCCTTCATCACGTCCCTGTCGTTTCTGTTGAAGTCCGGCGGGCTCTCCACAAAAGTAGTGACGAGGGCGTCTGCCCAGACGTCTGCGAAACTCGACTCCGTCGCACCGTCGGCTATTGCAAAGATGCCTCTGGAGTCGTCATATGCGAAGGAGTCTTCGTACTCGGCTTCGCTGTTTCCAGTCTTGGATCTGTGAAATTCTCTAACAGAGAGCAATTACTGCATCTGCCCCTGAGGTCCTCTTGTCCCTATGTCGACGAACTGGACAAGCTGTTCCAGCTGCGCATTGAACACGTAGGCACGCGCGCTGTCCTTGAGCTCAATCTGCATTTCCCTCGCATATCCGATATACTGCGACGGAAGCTCGCTGGACATGCCGAACAGTGAACGCGCATACTTGTCGTCAGGCAGTTCGGACTCGAATGAGGGAAACGATATCGGCACTGCGGGGTTGGAGGACAGGTGGCAGTTCCATATAAGCGGGGCACCGTCAGAGCTGTTCAGCGCCATGATCTCGGAAGTGACTTTGGTCGGATCGCCGTCCGTTGCCTGGCCGTCTGTTATGTTTATCAGTATCGGAGGATAGGAGGAGGGGTGGCTTTCAATCCACTCCTTCATTATGTCCTTTGATATGGAGAGTGCTTTGCACATCGGTGTGTCTCCGTTGGCCGTGGGATCGAACCAGACACCGAAATCGTAATCGACGTCTGTCATGCCGCCGGCACCGTCCGAGACCTTCATCTGCCTCTTCTCGACGCGCAGCGTGCTGGAAGCCAGCTTGGATATGGGGATCACGTTTCCTCCCCTCAGTATGGAACCGGCCTTACCGGTCACGTAGCCATACCCTATCACGCCTATGTGGAAGTAGTCCCTTATGCCATCACTCTTTGTGCAGCGCAGCACAAATTCACCGATCTGCCTGTTCACGGCATCCGATGCTTCCTGAGCCTTTGACCTCTCCCCTCCCGGGAGCTTGTAGCTCATGGATTTCGACTGGTCGATCAAAAACAGGACCAGAGAAGGGTTTATTCTGCTGATTTCTGCTTCGTATGACATAAAACCAAAAAACTGTGCTGTTTTATAAATAGTTGCGCCAGTAATAATCAATTGCTTATCCAGCATCCCAATTGTGCTACTCGCGGCGCCCGCCGTCTGACGCAGCAAGCCAGCCTGTCCGGAGGAGTCTGGCTTTGTGCATCGTCT
Above is a window of Candidatus Sysuiplasma acidicola DNA encoding:
- a CDS encoding VWA domain-containing protein, with protein sequence MSYEAEISRINPSLVLFLIDQSKSMSYKLPGGERSKAQEASDAVNRQIGEFVLRCTKSDGIRDYFHIGVIGYGYVTGKAGSILRGGNVIPISKLASSTLRVEKRQMKVSDGAGGMTDVDYDFGVWFDPTANGDTPMCKALSISKDIMKEWIESHPSSYPPILINITDGQATDGDPTKVTSEIMALNSSDGAPLIWNCHLSSNPAVPISFPSFESELPDDKYARSLFGMSSELPSQYIGYAREMQIELKDSARAYVFNAQLEQLVQFVDIGTRGPQGQMQ
- a CDS encoding protein phosphatase 2C domain-containing protein, whose product is MLSVREFHRSKTGNSEAEYEDSFAYDDSRGIFAIADGATESSFADVWADALVTTFVESPPDFNRNDRDVMKEILRLARDKWHRGIDWDSLPWFQKNKALMGSYSTLLGLQIDMTGERFRCIAVGDSCMFQVSRGRMESFPFADSGDMSNTPKLMWSGLGYSAGLEKEVEIPGIEVKYGRFRQGDTVMLATDALSKWVLLHKTEKPWETLAAHGEDFDAFVGELISGGEVKNDDVTLIVITIT